In Carya illinoinensis cultivar Pawnee chromosome 7, C.illinoinensisPawnee_v1, whole genome shotgun sequence, the following are encoded in one genomic region:
- the LOC122315530 gene encoding squalene monooxygenase SE1-like isoform X1, with the protein MQWHVLYLKTHICPENSRVLLNLKGKTERTAGEGARESVCFCRIRVRILVLWCSCLRELARVCIWKMVDQYALGLILTSVLGFVVLLYNLMAKKNRSRVSSEARSEGVQTVTTSINGECRSIEGDVDVIIVGAGVAGSALAHTLGKDGRKVHMIERDLSEPDRIVGELLQPGGYLKLIELGLQDCVEDIDAQRVFGYALFKDGKNTRLSYPLEKFHSDVSGRSFHNGRFIQRMREKAASLPNIRLEQGTVTSLLEENGTIKGVQYKTKDGKELAAHAPLTIVCDGCFSNLRRSLCNPQVDVPSSFVGLVLENCELPYANHGHVVLADPSPILFYPISSTEVRCLVDVPGQKVPSISNGEMAKYLKTMVAPQVPPEIYDSFVAAVDSGNIRTMPNRSMPAAPQPTPGALLMGDAFNMRHPLTGGGMTVALSDIAVLRDLLRPLQDLNDAPTLCKYLESFYTLRKVSCNDVLLLKPVASTINTLAGALYKVFSASPDRARNEMRQACFDYLSLGGVFSTGPVSLLSGLNPRPLSLVLHFFAVAVYGVGRLLVPFPSLSRMWIGARLISGASAIIFPIIKAEGVRQMFFPATVPAYYRAPPVKRDH; encoded by the exons ATGCAGTGGCATGTACTGTATTTAAAGACGCACATTTGTCCTGAAAATTCTCGTGTTCTGTTGAATCTAAAAGGAAAGACAGAAAGAACAGCCGGCGAGGGTGcaagagagagtgtgtgtttcTGCCGTATACGTGTGAGAATCCTGGTGTTGTGGTGTTCGTGCCTCCGAGAGCTCGCCCGGGTTTGCATTTGGAAAATGGTAGATCAGTACGCGCTCGGGTTGATCTTGACCTCGGTGTTGGGGTTCGTGGTGTTGTTGTACAATCTGATGGCCAAGAAGAATCGCAGCAGAGTTTCTTCGGAGGCGAGAAGCGAGGGCGTGCAGACCGTCACCACGAGCATCAACGGAGAATGCAGATCCATTGAAGGAGACGTCGACGTTATCATCGTCGGAGCCGGTGTCGCCGGCTCTGCCCTCGCTCACACTCTCGGCAAG GACGGACGTAAAGTTCATATGATTGAAAGAGATTTATCGGAGCCTGATAGAATTGTTGGAGAATTGCTACAACCTGGAGGCTACCTCAAGTTGATTGAATTGGGTCTTCAAG ACTGTGTGGAGGACATTGATGCTCAGCGAGTGTTTGGTTATGCTCTTTTTAAGGATGGGAAAAACACCCGACTCTCTTATCCCTTGGAGAAATTTCACTCGGATGTTTCTGGAAGGAGCTTTCACAATGGCCGGTTCATACAGAGGATGCGGGAGAAGGCTGCATCCCTTCCTAA TATACGATTGGAGCAAGGAACCGTTACTTCTCTGCTTGAAGAAAATGGAACAATTAAAGGCGTGCAGTACAAGACTAAAGATGGAAAAGAACTGGCAGCACATGCACCTCTAACCATTGTTTGTGATGGCTGTTTCTCAAACTTGCGTCGCTCTCTTTGCAATCCGCAG GTTGATGTGCCCTCTTCCTTTGTTGGTTTGGTTCTGGAGAATTGTGAACTACCTTATGCAAATCACGGGCATGTAGTACTAGCAGACCCTTCCCCCATTTTGTTTTATCCTATTAGTAGCACAGAGGTTCGTTGCCTGGTTGATGTACCTGGACAGAAAGTCCCATCTATTTCAAATGGTGAAATGGCAAAGTATTTGAAAACCATGGTGGCCCCTCAG GTTCCCCCTGAAATATATGATTCTTTTGTAGCTGCTGTTGATAGTGGTAACATACGGACAATGCCAAACAGAAGCATGCCAGCGGCTCCACAGCCTACTCCCGGAGCCTTGCTAATGGGGGATGCATTCAACATGCGCCACCCCTTAACCGGGGGAGGAATGACTGTGGCATTGTCAGATATTGCTGTGCTTCGGGATCTCCTCAGGCCTTTGCAAGACCTAAATGATGCACCCACACTCTGCAAGTATCTTGAATCCTTCTACACCTTGCGTAAGGTTAGTTGTAATGATGTGCTGCTTTTAAAg CCGGTAGCATCTACAATTAATACTTTGGCGGGGGCCCTGTACAAGGTCTTTTCTGCTTCACCCGATCGAGCAAGGAACGAAATGCGCCAGGCTTGCTTTGATTATTTAAGTCTTGGAGGTGTATTCTCAACGGGACCAGTTTCTCTTCTCTCAGGGTTGAACCCTCGCCCATTGAGCTTGGTTCTCCATTTTTTCGCCGTTGCAGTTTATGGTGTTGGCCGTTTATTGGTGCCCTTCCCTTCACTCTCGCGCATGTGGATTGGAGCCAGATTAATTTCG GGTGCATCAGCAATCATCTTTCCCATTATCAAGGCAGAAGGAGTGAGACAGATGTTCTTCCCTGCGACCGTTCCAGCTTATTACAGAGCTCCTCCTGTCAAGCGAGATCATTAA
- the LOC122315530 gene encoding squalene monooxygenase SE1-like isoform X2, which produces MQWHVLYLKTHICPENSRVLLNLKGKTERTAGEGARESVCFCRIRVRILVLWCSCLRELARVCIWKMVDQYALGLILTSVLGFVVLLYNLMAKKNRSRVSSEARSEGVQTVTTSINGECRSIEGDVDVIIVGAGVAGSALAHTLGKDGRKVHMIERDLSEPDRIVGELLQPGGYLKLIELGLQDCVEDIDAQRVFGYALFKDGKNTRLSYPLEKFHSDVSGRSFHNGRFIQRMREKAASLPNIRLEQGTVTSLLEENGTIKGVQYKTKDGKELAAHAPLTIVCDGCFSNLRRSLCNPQVDVPSSFVGLVLENCELPYANHGHVVLADPSPILFYPISSTEVRCLVDVPGQKVPSISNGEMAKYLKTMVAPQVPPEIYDSFVAAVDSGNIRTMPNRSMPAAPQPTPGALLMGDAFNMRHPLTGGGMTVALSDIAVLRDLLRPLQDLNDAPTLCKYLESFYTLRKPVASTINTLAGALYKVFSASPDRARNEMRQACFDYLSLGGVFSTGPVSLLSGLNPRPLSLVLHFFAVAVYGVGRLLVPFPSLSRMWIGARLISGASAIIFPIIKAEGVRQMFFPATVPAYYRAPPVKRDH; this is translated from the exons ATGCAGTGGCATGTACTGTATTTAAAGACGCACATTTGTCCTGAAAATTCTCGTGTTCTGTTGAATCTAAAAGGAAAGACAGAAAGAACAGCCGGCGAGGGTGcaagagagagtgtgtgtttcTGCCGTATACGTGTGAGAATCCTGGTGTTGTGGTGTTCGTGCCTCCGAGAGCTCGCCCGGGTTTGCATTTGGAAAATGGTAGATCAGTACGCGCTCGGGTTGATCTTGACCTCGGTGTTGGGGTTCGTGGTGTTGTTGTACAATCTGATGGCCAAGAAGAATCGCAGCAGAGTTTCTTCGGAGGCGAGAAGCGAGGGCGTGCAGACCGTCACCACGAGCATCAACGGAGAATGCAGATCCATTGAAGGAGACGTCGACGTTATCATCGTCGGAGCCGGTGTCGCCGGCTCTGCCCTCGCTCACACTCTCGGCAAG GACGGACGTAAAGTTCATATGATTGAAAGAGATTTATCGGAGCCTGATAGAATTGTTGGAGAATTGCTACAACCTGGAGGCTACCTCAAGTTGATTGAATTGGGTCTTCAAG ACTGTGTGGAGGACATTGATGCTCAGCGAGTGTTTGGTTATGCTCTTTTTAAGGATGGGAAAAACACCCGACTCTCTTATCCCTTGGAGAAATTTCACTCGGATGTTTCTGGAAGGAGCTTTCACAATGGCCGGTTCATACAGAGGATGCGGGAGAAGGCTGCATCCCTTCCTAA TATACGATTGGAGCAAGGAACCGTTACTTCTCTGCTTGAAGAAAATGGAACAATTAAAGGCGTGCAGTACAAGACTAAAGATGGAAAAGAACTGGCAGCACATGCACCTCTAACCATTGTTTGTGATGGCTGTTTCTCAAACTTGCGTCGCTCTCTTTGCAATCCGCAG GTTGATGTGCCCTCTTCCTTTGTTGGTTTGGTTCTGGAGAATTGTGAACTACCTTATGCAAATCACGGGCATGTAGTACTAGCAGACCCTTCCCCCATTTTGTTTTATCCTATTAGTAGCACAGAGGTTCGTTGCCTGGTTGATGTACCTGGACAGAAAGTCCCATCTATTTCAAATGGTGAAATGGCAAAGTATTTGAAAACCATGGTGGCCCCTCAG GTTCCCCCTGAAATATATGATTCTTTTGTAGCTGCTGTTGATAGTGGTAACATACGGACAATGCCAAACAGAAGCATGCCAGCGGCTCCACAGCCTACTCCCGGAGCCTTGCTAATGGGGGATGCATTCAACATGCGCCACCCCTTAACCGGGGGAGGAATGACTGTGGCATTGTCAGATATTGCTGTGCTTCGGGATCTCCTCAGGCCTTTGCAAGACCTAAATGATGCACCCACACTCTGCAAGTATCTTGAATCCTTCTACACCTTGCGTAAG CCGGTAGCATCTACAATTAATACTTTGGCGGGGGCCCTGTACAAGGTCTTTTCTGCTTCACCCGATCGAGCAAGGAACGAAATGCGCCAGGCTTGCTTTGATTATTTAAGTCTTGGAGGTGTATTCTCAACGGGACCAGTTTCTCTTCTCTCAGGGTTGAACCCTCGCCCATTGAGCTTGGTTCTCCATTTTTTCGCCGTTGCAGTTTATGGTGTTGGCCGTTTATTGGTGCCCTTCCCTTCACTCTCGCGCATGTGGATTGGAGCCAGATTAATTTCG GGTGCATCAGCAATCATCTTTCCCATTATCAAGGCAGAAGGAGTGAGACAGATGTTCTTCCCTGCGACCGTTCCAGCTTATTACAGAGCTCCTCCTGTCAAGCGAGATCATTAA